One part of the Thiohalorhabdus denitrificans genome encodes these proteins:
- a CDS encoding 4Fe-4S dicluster domain-containing protein produces MAIHEKSLIDAENIMEEEDLTVDGVDVSGHWNTMIRPRYLTDYDESFRKEIAAQPQAENVHRCWQCGSCTNSCTVYALNTDFNPRYWIYLINLGLKDELLKDKDIIWQCVSCNKCTNICPKDVRPEGVMKATAHWLEENGYTDTTYSTLFDEEFTEQILERGRIEDGEVLQNFYKKTNQSLFQEWIVEMGKRMVKHLPFTHLMHMGMASVFKPKTKSWGKTGEVLREYIREQKEARQHA; encoded by the coding sequence ATGGCGATTCATGAAAAGTCTCTGATCGATGCCGAAAACATAATGGAGGAGGAGGACCTCACCGTTGACGGTGTGGACGTCTCCGGCCATTGGAACACCATGATCCGCCCGCGGTACCTCACGGACTACGATGAGAGCTTCCGCAAAGAGATCGCGGCCCAGCCGCAGGCGGAGAACGTGCACCGGTGCTGGCAGTGCGGCTCCTGCACCAACTCCTGCACCGTGTACGCGCTCAACACCGACTTCAATCCCCGGTACTGGATCTACCTGATCAACCTGGGCCTGAAGGACGAGCTTCTCAAGGACAAGGACATCATCTGGCAGTGCGTGTCCTGCAACAAGTGCACCAACATCTGCCCCAAGGACGTGCGTCCCGAAGGCGTGATGAAGGCCACCGCGCACTGGCTGGAGGAGAACGGGTACACCGATACCACCTACTCCACCCTGTTCGACGAGGAGTTCACCGAGCAGATCCTCGAGCGCGGCCGCATCGAGGACGGTGAAGTGCTGCAGAATTTCTACAAGAAGACCAACCAGTCCCTGTTCCAGGAATGGATCGTGGAGATGGGCAAGCGCATGGTGAAGCACCTGCCCTTCACCCACCTCATGCACATGGGCATGGCCTCGGTGTTCAAGCCGAAGACCAAGTCCTGGGGCAAGACCGGTGAGGTTCTGCGCGAGTACATCCGGGAGCAGAAGGAGGCCAGGCAGCATGCCTAA
- a CDS encoding glycine cleavage system protein H, translating to MECNGCEIRPELYYDPDFQIWARREEDGNLTVGMTDYSQSIAGKILHARVRKPGTRRPASKPIATLESGKWAGPVPNFFDCVIVEPNEEIMKDPTLLNLEPYEAYIAVVEPVNGAESALEGMLTGEAAGEEFCRRAKEEGWECDRDIR from the coding sequence ATGGAGTGCAACGGTTGCGAGATCCGTCCGGAGCTCTACTACGATCCGGACTTCCAGATCTGGGCCCGGCGTGAGGAGGACGGCAACCTCACGGTGGGCATGACCGACTACTCCCAGTCCATCGCCGGCAAGATCCTCCATGCCCGGGTGCGCAAACCGGGGACCCGGCGTCCGGCCAGCAAGCCGATCGCCACCCTCGAGTCCGGGAAATGGGCCGGTCCCGTCCCCAATTTCTTCGACTGCGTGATCGTAGAGCCCAACGAGGAGATCATGAAGGATCCGACCCTCCTCAACCTGGAGCCCTACGAGGCCTACATCGCGGTGGTGGAGCCGGTGAACGGGGCCGAATCCGCCCTGGAGGGCATGCTAACCGGAGAGGCGGCCGGCGAGGAGTTCTGCCGGCGCGCCAAGGAAGAAGGCTGGGAGTGCGACCGCGACATCCGCTGA
- a CDS encoding 4Fe-4S dicluster domain-containing protein yields MQDIFNEITQDFRYDHELNGCLNCGICTATCPSAHFYDYSPREIVQLLWTENVEQVYNAMQEKIWACAQCMTCAARCPFRNSPGGLVMIMREVAIKHGFESAKQVLRPFGRVMLKLITTGNQLSPDMIQPDAFPDWGPNIQKVEGDLQTLRNAIPVKTLQTVETAWEVSLKTSVEMYTIWEMTGVLSSLETMDENLYDVIEDFIDEKREDYEDWLEEQEED; encoded by the coding sequence ATGCAGGATATATTTAACGAGATCACGCAGGACTTCCGTTATGACCACGAGCTAAACGGTTGCCTGAACTGCGGCATTTGCACCGCCACTTGCCCCTCCGCGCACTTCTATGACTACTCCCCGCGGGAGATCGTCCAGCTGCTGTGGACGGAGAACGTGGAGCAGGTCTACAACGCCATGCAGGAAAAGATCTGGGCGTGCGCCCAGTGCATGACCTGCGCGGCGCGGTGCCCCTTCCGCAACAGCCCGGGCGGTCTGGTCATGATCATGCGCGAAGTGGCCATCAAGCACGGCTTCGAGTCCGCCAAGCAGGTGCTGCGGCCCTTCGGGCGGGTGATGCTCAAGCTCATCACCACCGGCAACCAGCTCTCCCCCGACATGATTCAGCCGGATGCGTTCCCCGACTGGGGCCCGAACATCCAGAAGGTCGAGGGGGACCTGCAGACCCTCCGCAACGCCATCCCGGTCAAGACCCTGCAGACCGTGGAGACGGCCTGGGAGGTGAGCCTCAAGACCTCCGTCGAGATGTACACCATCTGGGAGATGACGGGCGTGCTTTCCTCCCTGGAGACGATGGATGAAAACCTCTACGACGTGATCGAGGACTTCATCGACGAGAAGCGCGAGGACTACGAGGACTGGCTGGAGGAGCAGGAAGAGGACTGA
- the gcvH gene encoding glycine cleavage system protein GcvH, with product MGTVRGCNIPEDLYYNVENNVWARKEDDGTVTIGMTAFAAALAGDLVAYTPKKEGKSIKKDKSAATVESGKWVGPVKSPVAGDVTATNDQVANDPSLVNRDPYGDGWLAKLDPADWDGESGDLVTGQDALDAFEKKMDADGFDGC from the coding sequence ATGGGGACCGTTCGCGGATGTAACATTCCGGAAGACCTCTACTACAACGTCGAGAACAACGTCTGGGCGCGCAAAGAGGATGACGGGACCGTCACCATCGGGATGACCGCCTTCGCCGCGGCCCTGGCCGGTGATCTGGTGGCCTACACCCCGAAGAAGGAAGGCAAGTCCATTAAGAAGGACAAGTCCGCCGCCACGGTGGAGTCCGGCAAGTGGGTGGGCCCCGTGAAGAGCCCGGTGGCCGGGGACGTCACCGCTACCAACGACCAGGTGGCCAACGACCCCAGCCTGGTGAACCGCGATCCCTACGGGGACGGCTGGCTCGCCAAGCTCGATCCCGCCGACTGGGATGGCGAATCCGGCGATCTGGTGACCGGCCAGGATGCCCTGGACGCGTTCGAGAAGAAGATGGACGCGGACGGCTTCGACGGCTGCTAG
- a CDS encoding lipoyl protein ligase domain-containing protein — MALDQVLLESHQEGHSPNTLRFLRFEPCVLVGYHQKVAHEVWEDFCAEHGIAVQRRITGGGTIYFDPLHLGWELYFDRASFGTGDMAELSARICRAAAAGLQRLGVDAHFRPRNDIEVNGRKISGTGGAFDGSSVVFQGTVLIDAELEKMLGALRVAPEKLSKRQIKDIGERLTTVKEVLGGREIAWDEVKRNLADGFAEELGIHLEPGELNTVEEGKLPETLAEIEDEEWVHLHAPASAEDATVVEATHRCEGGLVRAAVAVEPDRGMIKHVTFSGDFFVNPKRMVFDLEAALRNLPMARLEEAVQDFFRRSEVEMLLLRPEDFLTAVNDALVQLGEGDSRDSADEEASG; from the coding sequence ATGGCCCTCGATCAGGTACTCCTGGAGAGCCACCAGGAGGGCCACTCCCCCAATACCCTCCGCTTCCTGCGCTTCGAGCCCTGCGTGCTGGTGGGCTACCACCAGAAGGTGGCCCACGAGGTGTGGGAGGATTTCTGCGCCGAGCATGGCATCGCCGTGCAGCGCCGTATCACCGGCGGCGGCACCATCTACTTCGATCCCCTGCATCTCGGCTGGGAGCTCTACTTCGACCGCGCCTCTTTCGGCACCGGGGACATGGCCGAGCTCTCCGCCCGGATCTGCCGGGCGGCCGCGGCCGGCCTGCAGCGGCTCGGAGTGGACGCCCACTTCCGGCCCCGCAACGACATCGAGGTGAACGGCCGCAAGATCTCCGGCACCGGCGGGGCCTTCGACGGCAGCTCCGTGGTCTTCCAGGGCACCGTCCTCATCGACGCCGAGCTGGAGAAGATGCTCGGCGCCCTGCGGGTGGCCCCGGAGAAGCTTTCCAAGCGCCAGATCAAGGACATCGGGGAACGCCTCACCACCGTCAAGGAGGTGCTCGGCGGCCGCGAGATCGCCTGGGACGAGGTGAAGCGCAACCTCGCCGACGGCTTCGCCGAGGAGCTGGGGATCCACCTGGAGCCCGGCGAGCTGAACACCGTGGAGGAGGGGAAGCTCCCCGAGACGCTGGCGGAGATCGAGGACGAGGAGTGGGTCCACCTCCACGCCCCCGCGAGCGCCGAGGACGCCACGGTGGTAGAGGCCACCCACCGCTGCGAGGGCGGGCTGGTGCGGGCGGCGGTGGCGGTGGAACCGGACCGCGGCATGATCAAGCACGTCACCTTCAGCGGCGACTTTTTCGTCAATCCGAAGCGCATGGTCTTCGACCTGGAGGCCGCCCTGCGCAACCTGCCCATGGCCCGCCTGGAGGAGGCCGTCCAGGACTTCTTCCGCCGCTCGGAGGTGGAGATGCTGCTGCTGCGGCCCGAGGACTTCTTGACGGCGGTCAACGACGCCCTGGTCCAGCTCGGCGAGGGTGATTCGCGGGATTCCGCCGACGAGGAGGCCTCGGGGTGA
- the dsrE2 gene encoding sulfur carrier protein DsrE2, producing the protein MAEEKKLAIIATKGTLDWAYPPFILASTAAALGYETQIFFTFYGLNLLKKDIKDIKVSPLGNPAMPMPMPIPNLVQVLPGMESMATSMMKKKMKSKGVASLEDLRDLCQEAEVTMIACQMTVDLFDYNPGDFIDGIDYGGAATFFEFAGESDISLFI; encoded by the coding sequence ATGGCCGAAGAAAAGAAACTCGCCATCATTGCGACCAAAGGGACGCTGGACTGGGCCTATCCGCCTTTCATCCTGGCGTCCACCGCGGCCGCGCTTGGCTACGAGACGCAGATCTTTTTCACCTTCTACGGGCTCAATCTCCTGAAGAAGGACATCAAGGACATCAAGGTCAGCCCGCTGGGCAACCCGGCCATGCCGATGCCCATGCCCATCCCGAACCTGGTGCAGGTTCTGCCGGGCATGGAGTCCATGGCGACTTCCATGATGAAGAAGAAGATGAAGTCAAAGGGGGTGGCCAGCCTGGAGGATCTTCGCGATCTCTGCCAGGAGGCCGAGGTCACCATGATCGCCTGCCAGATGACCGTCGATCTCTTCGATTACAACCCCGGAGACTTTATCGACGGCATTGATTACGGCGGGGCGGCGACCTTCTTCGAGTTTGCGGGCGAGTCCGATATTTCCCTGTTTATCTAA
- a CDS encoding CoB--CoM heterodisulfide reductase iron-sulfur subunit B family protein: MPNKVAYYPGCALEGSGGPYDKSTKALVKALGLEMEEVSDWSCCGAMEAKNVHPMLQTYMSSRVMAIAAEQQGYDTVMAPCNGCYHNLKKAEYETATDDETMETVQDLAKKSDDPVYNGDVRTVHALEWFMEELGPEGMKEKIKKSLNGIKIANYYGCMYTRPRQIFPEKDQGSGSESSYRPHFMDDLLEAAGAVNVEYPLKTACCGGAHTLSDADTSTQLVLNLLQAAEDSGAEVIATECPTCHSGLEMHQIRAEKEFGIETNVKIIYFTQLLGLAMGLSPRKLGIHENISDSMDLLKEKGVA, from the coding sequence ATGCCTAATAAAGTCGCTTACTATCCGGGCTGCGCCCTGGAGGGCTCCGGCGGCCCTTACGATAAGTCCACCAAGGCCCTGGTGAAGGCGCTCGGCCTGGAGATGGAGGAGGTCTCCGACTGGAGCTGCTGCGGCGCCATGGAGGCCAAGAACGTCCATCCCATGCTGCAGACCTACATGTCTTCCCGGGTCATGGCCATCGCCGCCGAGCAGCAGGGCTACGACACGGTGATGGCGCCGTGCAACGGCTGCTATCACAACCTCAAGAAGGCCGAGTACGAGACCGCCACCGACGACGAGACCATGGAGACCGTCCAGGACCTCGCCAAGAAGTCCGACGACCCGGTCTACAACGGCGACGTGCGCACCGTGCACGCCCTCGAGTGGTTCATGGAGGAGCTCGGCCCCGAGGGCATGAAGGAGAAGATCAAGAAGTCCCTCAACGGGATCAAGATCGCCAACTACTACGGCTGCATGTACACCCGGCCGCGGCAGATCTTCCCCGAGAAGGACCAGGGCTCGGGGAGCGAGTCCTCCTACCGGCCGCACTTCATGGACGACCTCCTGGAGGCCGCCGGCGCGGTGAACGTGGAATACCCCCTGAAGACCGCCTGCTGCGGCGGGGCCCACACCCTCTCCGACGCCGACACCTCCACGCAGCTGGTCCTGAACCTGCTGCAGGCCGCCGAGGATTCCGGCGCCGAGGTGATCGCCACCGAGTGCCCCACCTGCCACTCCGGGCTCGAGATGCACCAGATCCGGGCGGAGAAGGAGTTCGGCATCGAGACCAACGTGAAGATCATCTACTTCACCCAGCTGCTCGGTCTCGCCATGGGGCTTTCGCCGCGCAAGCTCGGCATCCATGAGAACATCAGCGACTCCATGGATCTCCTGAAGGAAAAGGGCGTCGCGTAA
- a CDS encoding heterodisulfide reductase-related iron-sulfur binding cluster, with protein sequence MADQNTPDQGGIAGHGSFFQPTDLSPQEAQAATEWVRKEVDKRRYQNEERVDDIREHMWELEKDGEIIVHRIKDEHEPIDVETLYGWNKRIPTKQLWHHKSCGQCGNIPGYPASLLWLMNNLGMQPGKDYLDETDQTSCTAWNYHGSGIGNVESLAAVFLRNFHQAYVSGKQHGYDDGHFFPLVHCGTSFGNYKEIRKYLIESAELREKVTKILDKLGRTVDGKLVIPEEVVHYSEWVHVMRNRIASELQTIDMSNIRVTMHVACHYYKMIHEDAVYDPNVLGGNRTAIGTAMAQALGAQVIDYSTWYDCCGFGFRHIISEREFTRSFTIDRKIKVAQEEAQADVMLGNDTGCITTMDKNQWIGKAHNQPYQVPIMAEVQLAALACGADPFKIVQLQWHASPVEELVEKMGISWADAKANFEAYLKEVEKGNIEYLYNPELAYGGTN encoded by the coding sequence ATGGCCGATCAAAATACTCCCGATCAGGGTGGCATCGCCGGGCACGGATCCTTCTTCCAGCCCACCGACCTGTCCCCGCAAGAGGCGCAGGCGGCCACGGAGTGGGTCCGCAAGGAGGTGGACAAGCGCCGGTACCAGAACGAGGAGCGGGTGGACGACATCCGCGAGCACATGTGGGAGCTCGAGAAGGACGGTGAGATCATCGTCCACCGCATCAAGGACGAGCACGAGCCCATCGATGTGGAGACCCTGTACGGCTGGAACAAGCGGATCCCCACCAAGCAGCTCTGGCACCACAAGTCCTGCGGCCAGTGCGGCAACATCCCGGGATATCCGGCCAGCCTGCTGTGGCTCATGAACAACCTCGGGATGCAGCCGGGTAAGGACTACCTGGACGAGACCGATCAGACCAGCTGCACCGCCTGGAACTACCACGGCTCCGGCATCGGCAACGTGGAGTCCCTGGCCGCGGTGTTCCTGCGCAACTTCCACCAGGCCTACGTCTCCGGCAAGCAGCACGGCTACGACGACGGCCACTTCTTTCCCCTGGTGCATTGCGGCACCTCCTTCGGCAACTACAAGGAGATCCGCAAGTACCTGATCGAGTCCGCCGAGCTGCGCGAGAAGGTCACCAAGATCCTCGACAAGCTGGGCCGGACCGTGGACGGCAAGCTGGTGATCCCGGAGGAGGTGGTGCACTACTCCGAGTGGGTGCACGTGATGCGCAACCGCATCGCCTCGGAGCTGCAGACCATCGATATGAGCAACATCCGGGTGACCATGCACGTCGCCTGCCACTACTACAAGATGATCCACGAGGACGCGGTCTACGACCCCAACGTCCTGGGCGGCAACCGCACTGCCATCGGTACCGCCATGGCCCAGGCCCTCGGGGCCCAGGTGATCGACTACTCCACCTGGTACGACTGCTGCGGCTTCGGCTTCCGCCACATCATCTCCGAGCGCGAGTTCACCCGGTCCTTCACCATCGACCGGAAGATCAAGGTCGCGCAGGAGGAGGCCCAGGCCGACGTGATGCTCGGCAACGATACGGGCTGCATTACCACCATGGACAAGAACCAGTGGATCGGTAAGGCGCACAACCAGCCCTATCAGGTGCCGATTATGGCCGAGGTCCAGCTGGCCGCCCTGGCCTGCGGCGCCGATCCGTTCAAGATCGTGCAGCTGCAGTGGCACGCCTCCCCCGTGGAGGAGCTCGTCGAGAAGATGGGCATCTCCTGGGCGGACGCCAAGGCCAACTTCGAGGCCTACCTCAAGGAAGTGGAGAAGGGCAACATCGAATATCTCTATAACCCCGAACTGGCGTACGGAGGAACGAACTAA
- a CDS encoding FAD-dependent oxidoreductase: MSDTVLVVGGGPAGLAAAHAASTAGKKVALVEKEDILGGAPILSGYAKLVPSGEWAKDAIGRMVKRVEDDSNVTVYTSTKVEQFDGEPGSFTAKLSNGDSVDAGAVVLGTGFTHFDSINKPEWGFGMYEDVVTTTQVEQMVGRHEVKCPSDGRVPERVAILLCVGSRDRQIGREWCSKICCTVSCNLAMEIKELSPETDVYIYYMDIRTFGLYEDKFYWKSQEEFKTKFVKARIAEVTTSEDGRLLVKGEDTLVKRPIIIPFDMVVHAIGMDPQDDNPEISKTFGIGLENHGYIARAEMYTNTQGTTREGVFVAGAATGPNDIDSSVAEGQSAALRAVATINGVAEKKAS; encoded by the coding sequence ATGTCCGACACCGTTCTTGTCGTAGGTGGCGGTCCGGCTGGCCTGGCGGCGGCGCACGCCGCCTCCACCGCCGGTAAGAAGGTCGCCCTGGTGGAGAAGGAAGACATCCTCGGCGGGGCTCCCATCCTTTCCGGCTACGCGAAGCTGGTCCCCAGCGGGGAATGGGCCAAGGACGCCATCGGGCGCATGGTCAAGCGGGTGGAGGACGACTCCAACGTGACCGTGTACACCTCCACCAAGGTGGAGCAGTTCGACGGCGAGCCCGGCAGCTTCACCGCCAAGCTGTCCAACGGCGACTCCGTGGACGCGGGCGCCGTGGTCCTCGGCACCGGCTTCACCCACTTCGACTCCATCAACAAGCCGGAGTGGGGCTTCGGGATGTACGAGGACGTGGTGACCACCACCCAGGTGGAGCAGATGGTGGGCCGGCACGAGGTGAAGTGCCCCTCCGACGGCCGCGTGCCCGAGCGGGTGGCCATCCTCCTGTGCGTGGGCTCCCGGGACCGCCAGATCGGCCGCGAGTGGTGCTCCAAGATCTGCTGCACGGTCTCCTGCAACCTGGCCATGGAGATCAAGGAGCTGTCCCCGGAGACGGACGTCTACATCTATTACATGGACATCCGTACCTTCGGCCTGTACGAGGACAAGTTCTACTGGAAGTCCCAGGAAGAATTTAAGACCAAGTTCGTCAAGGCCCGTATTGCCGAGGTGACCACCTCCGAGGACGGCCGCCTGCTGGTGAAGGGCGAAGACACCCTGGTCAAGCGGCCCATCATCATCCCGTTCGACATGGTGGTGCACGCCATCGGCATGGACCCGCAGGACGACAACCCGGAGATCTCCAAGACCTTCGGCATCGGCCTGGAGAACCACGGCTACATCGCCCGCGCGGAGATGTACACCAACACCCAGGGTACGACCCGCGAGGGGGTGTTCGTTGCTGGCGCGGCCACCGGCCCCAATGACATCGACAGCAGCGTCGCTGAGGGCCAGTCCGCGGCCCTGCGCGCGGTAGCGACCATCAATGGCGTGGCTGAGAAGAAAGCAAGCTAA
- a CDS encoding radical SAM protein encodes MLDWQTAIGQVEALEDLDLDHGLIREMQETLTRMPAGDEPNINFYVPSFKHFETDEIAGCGKNRFPAVSVTGPKCKLQCDHCKAKVLEGMQPAETPEELERLVEEEFIPDGARGMLLSGGSNHQNVIDYPRFFPTIRKLKDKYPHFQIAMHTALVDDDYAAEMDAAGVDVAMLDVIGAQETVQKVYHLKRPVEDFEKSVAALVKTDMKVVPHIVLGLHYGEFLGEYNALEMIARHTPDALILVVTEPYFAPSNRPFKTPDANEVGRFFMDARQRMGGQTPVLLGCARPGGEQRVVTDTYAVMAGLDGIAFPSDGMLELADTLGIQHKTTPSCCSVIVGEEILPVAETA; translated from the coding sequence ATGCTCGACTGGCAGACCGCCATTGGACAGGTGGAGGCCCTGGAAGACCTGGACCTCGATCACGGGCTCATCCGCGAGATGCAGGAGACCCTGACCCGCATGCCCGCGGGCGACGAGCCCAATATCAATTTCTACGTCCCCTCCTTCAAGCATTTCGAGACCGACGAGATCGCCGGCTGCGGCAAGAACCGCTTTCCTGCCGTCTCCGTGACCGGGCCCAAGTGCAAACTGCAGTGCGACCACTGCAAGGCCAAGGTCCTGGAGGGGATGCAGCCGGCCGAGACGCCCGAGGAGCTGGAGCGGCTGGTGGAGGAGGAGTTCATCCCGGACGGGGCGCGCGGCATGCTGCTGTCGGGCGGCTCCAACCACCAGAACGTCATCGACTATCCGCGGTTCTTCCCCACCATCCGCAAGCTCAAGGACAAGTACCCCCACTTCCAGATCGCCATGCACACCGCGCTGGTGGACGACGACTACGCCGCCGAGATGGACGCGGCCGGCGTGGACGTGGCCATGCTGGACGTGATCGGCGCCCAGGAGACGGTGCAGAAGGTCTACCACCTCAAGCGGCCGGTGGAGGACTTCGAGAAGTCCGTGGCGGCGTTGGTGAAGACCGACATGAAGGTGGTGCCGCACATCGTCCTGGGCCTGCACTACGGCGAGTTCCTCGGCGAGTACAACGCCCTGGAGATGATCGCCCGGCACACCCCGGACGCCCTGATCCTGGTGGTCACCGAACCCTACTTCGCCCCCAGCAATCGGCCCTTCAAGACCCCCGACGCCAACGAGGTGGGGCGGTTCTTCATGGACGCGCGCCAGCGCATGGGCGGCCAGACCCCCGTGCTGCTGGGCTGCGCCCGGCCCGGCGGGGAGCAGCGGGTGGTCACCGACACCTACGCGGTGATGGCCGGCCTCGACGGCATCGCCTTCCCCTCCGACGGCATGCTGGAGCTCGCCGACACCCTGGGCATCCAGCACAAGACCACGCCCTCCTGCTGCTCCGTGATCGTCGGGGAGGAGATCCTCCCCGTGGCCGAGACGGCGTAG
- a CDS encoding DsrE family protein — protein MDFDEAEDQLVIFLMTSGPSTPQRCATPFYLGSLLAAMDCDVKIFFTMEGVRLLQKGVPENLTAMEGGKYIHTFMQEAKRAGVELIGCKPALPGYELEPGELIDEVDEVANAGRLADLILSCDKLITF, from the coding sequence ATGGATTTCGATGAGGCCGAGGATCAGCTGGTCATATTCCTGATGACCAGTGGCCCGAGCACCCCGCAGCGCTGCGCCACCCCGTTCTACCTGGGGTCCCTGCTCGCGGCCATGGACTGTGACGTCAAAATCTTCTTTACCATGGAAGGCGTGCGGCTCCTTCAGAAGGGGGTGCCCGAGAACTTGACCGCCATGGAAGGTGGGAAATACATTCACACCTTTATGCAGGAGGCCAAGCGGGCGGGCGTGGAGCTCATCGGCTGCAAGCCGGCGCTGCCCGGCTACGAGCTGGAGCCCGGAGAGCTTATCGACGAGGTGGACGAGGTCGCCAACGCCGGGCGGCTGGCGGATCTCATCCTGTCCTGCGACAAGCTGATCACCTTCTGA
- a CDS encoding NAD(P)/FAD-dependent oxidoreductase produces MSAPAAFDVLVVGLGPGGGSAARAAAAAGCRVLAVDRRKEVGQPVQCAEFLPNPMLRHGNLPGVLVQKITGMKTFLPSGHREDSDFPGLMIDRGNLDRAVADEAEAAGAELRLETRLLELDAEGLVARLKGPEGEYEVAARAVIGADGPHSPVAQAAGLPPQKTVHTRQHTLPLLDAYADTDIFLSPDFPGGYGWFFPKGDVANVGLGIDRRYGEDLGGPLAGLIAQLVERGLVEDRLLGRTGGSIPVGGLRPMVHPGPVLLVGDAAGLTHPITGAGIPAALISGDRAGEAAAEYLEEGDAEALEDFEEDVRDQFETSVSRGVERREELERIWGRPEASSDAPHRRGWIAFSEYFGASAEAEEAVSR; encoded by the coding sequence GTGAGCGCGCCCGCCGCCTTTGACGTCCTCGTCGTGGGGCTCGGCCCCGGCGGGGGCTCCGCGGCCCGGGCCGCGGCCGCCGCGGGCTGCCGGGTGCTGGCCGTGGACCGCCGCAAGGAGGTGGGGCAGCCGGTGCAGTGCGCCGAGTTCCTGCCCAACCCCATGCTGCGCCACGGCAACCTGCCGGGCGTGCTGGTGCAGAAGATCACGGGCATGAAGACCTTCCTGCCCTCCGGGCACCGCGAAGACTCCGACTTCCCCGGCCTGATGATCGACCGGGGCAACCTGGACCGGGCGGTGGCCGACGAGGCGGAGGCGGCCGGCGCCGAGCTGCGCCTGGAGACCCGCCTGCTGGAGCTGGACGCCGAGGGGCTGGTGGCGCGGCTCAAGGGGCCGGAAGGGGAATACGAGGTGGCCGCACGAGCGGTGATCGGCGCCGACGGCCCCCACTCCCCGGTGGCCCAGGCGGCCGGCCTGCCCCCGCAGAAGACCGTGCACACCCGGCAGCACACCCTGCCCCTGCTCGATGCCTACGCCGACACGGACATCTTCCTGTCGCCGGACTTCCCCGGCGGCTACGGCTGGTTCTTCCCCAAGGGGGACGTGGCGAACGTGGGCCTGGGCATCGACCGCCGCTACGGCGAGGACCTCGGCGGCCCCCTGGCGGGCCTGATCGCCCAGCTGGTGGAGCGGGGCCTGGTGGAGGACCGTTTGCTCGGCCGCACCGGCGGCTCCATCCCGGTTGGCGGGCTGCGGCCCATGGTCCACCCGGGCCCGGTCCTGCTGGTGGGCGACGCCGCCGGACTAACGCACCCCATCACCGGGGCCGGCATCCCTGCGGCGCTGATCTCCGGGGACCGGGCCGGCGAAGCCGCTGCCGAGTACCTGGAGGAGGGCGACGCCGAGGCCCTGGAGGATTTCGAGGAGGACGTGCGCGATCAGTTCGAGACCTCCGTGTCGCGTGGCGTGGAGCGGCGCGAGGAACTGGAGCGCATCTGGGGACGCCCGGAGGCGTCCAGCGACGCCCCCCACCGGCGCGGCTGGATCGCCTTCTCCGAGTACTTCGGCGCGTCGGCCGAAGCGGAAGAGGCCGTTTCCCGCTAG